The genomic window AATCTGAGTCGCCGACGTGCCGACCAGCGCGGACGCCTCGTGAATGCTCTCCGACAGCGTACCGATCGTATCGAGCATCTCGTTCAGGGCGCTCGAAACGGTGGCCAAGGCGCCTCCATTGATCTGCGCGTGGACGACTGGTCCGCCGTGCGCCGCCGTACGGGCGACCTCGAGGAGCTGCTCGGCGTCGTTAGCCAATCTCTGGTGTTCGAGTTCCGCCTTTTCGATCACGCTCGCGCGATCTTCGAGAAGTCGGTTGATCGTCGCGGCGAGTTCGCCGACGGCACCTTCTTGATCGACCTCGAGACGCGCCTTGCGGTCGCCGCGCTGCGCCTTCTGGACGACGCTCGAGATCTTCCGCAGCCGCCCCGCGAACTGGGACCAGAGGCGCGAGCCGAGCATCCATCCCGCGAGAGTCGCCACGAAGACGATTCCCAACAAGACCGGGAGCAGCAGGGCGAGCGGCGCTACGACCTCACTCTGCGGTCGTTCGGCTGCGATCACCCATCGGTTTCCACCGACGTCGATTGGTCCGTACGAGGCGAGGGTGGTGTTGCCGCCGACGTCGAAGGTGCCGGTGGTCGATGTCCCCGCGAGCGCCTCGCGAAGTCCTGCGGACGTCTGTCCCGGGTTGGAGGCGTGGCGTGGTGTACTCCGTAGCGCGCCGTCGCCGGCGAGGGCGAGAACTTGTCCGCCGGCACCGAGGTTTGCGCGGGCCCACTTCTCGGCGCCCGTGCCAGGAAGGAGCGCGCGGTCGATCGCGGCGGTATCGATGGCTGCGACGATAGTGCCGATGCGACGCTCACCCGAGAAGACGGGCGCGGAGACGAAGACACGAGGAGACGCGTCGACAGAACCGAACTTAGTGTCGGCGAAGAAATGCTCGCCGGCGCTGGTCTCGGCGTTCGTCCTCGAGGCGGCGAGTGCGAGCCCGCTGCCGCGGTGGACGCCGTCGGTGAGGTTGGTGAACGTCTCTACGGCAGCTTCGGTGCTGTAGACGATCGTCCCGGAGGTGTTGTCGATCAGGTGGAGGTTCTCCCACCCGTTGCGTGTCGCCAGGTCCCGCAGCCAGGGCCCGTGGCTTCCGTACGCCTCGCCGTACTGTTTGGTGATGTCGTCGGTCGCGACTGTGGAATCCTCGGTGAGGTACAGGGACTGCAAGACAACGGTCGGGTTCGGGGTCTCGAATGAGCCGTCGTCGGGGTAGAGTTCCTCGAGGCTCGCCGGACGCCCGGCCGAGCGGGCGCTGGGTAGGATTTCGGCCTCGTAGAACGCGGTGAGTCGCGACTGATACGGTTCGAGCTCGCCCGGCTTCTTGTCGGCGACTTCGACGGTCGCGCTCCGGACCCCGTCCTTGAACGCTTCGATTGCCGACGCGGTCCTCGGGTCCGCCGCGAGCACGCCCGTTTCGGCGCCGACCTCGTCGAACAACGTCCCGAGATCGTTGTGGGCGGCGTCTCGCAGACCCTCCAGATGTCGCAGCGCATTTTGCTCGACGAGCCATCGAGAGCCGAAGAACGCCGCACTGGACGCGACACCCGCTAGAAGGAGAGCCAAGGTGGCGACGCGAAACGCACCCGGCCGGCGTGGTTCCGTGTTCGAGCGCGCGGCACTCGCAATGACTGGTCCGCTCGATGCGGACGTCAACGTTTTGGATTGAGTGGCCATGATTCAGTCCTCTTCCGGTCCGGCAGTGCGTGTCGGGCTCGTTTGCTCGGACGCGGGGTGATAACGGAATCCCTCGGCGATGCGCTGAACGACCGTGCCGATCAGCGTTTCGCCATCAAGAACGATGAGGCGGTCTTCCCCGGTGCCGCTGTAGCCGCGGACGAGCTCGCCCGGAGGCGGCTCTCCTTCGACGTCACGACGAATCTCCCAAGGTGCGAAGTGCACGACCCTGGCGACTCGATCGACGACCGCTGCGAAACGGAGGTCGCCCAAACCGAGGACCAGGAGGGCGTCCTTGTGCGACGGAGGCCGCGCCGGGACGTCCAGAAACGAGTCCAGAGCAACCAACGGGACGACTTCGCCGCGCAGGTTCAGCGCGCCGAGGAGTTCCGGTGGTGCGAAGGGTACGGCGGTGAGAGGGCGGTTTTCGATGACTTCCTTGGCAAGGTGGGTCGAGATCGCAAACCCCCGCTTGCCACGATGAAAGACGCAGAAGTCCATTCGAGCCGACGTGTCGGTGCTCATAGGCTCACCACCTCGAGGCCGATGACGCGCGTCGGTTCACCGCCCCGGCTCTCGGTCGACTGGAACGAGCCCGCGAGCTCATCCAGATCGGCGACGTGTTCGAATGCTGCCCACGGGCCGCCCTCGAGAGATGCGCTCAGTGGAGCGATCGCGAGCCGCCGGC from Candidatus Binatia bacterium includes these protein-coding regions:
- a CDS encoding chemotaxis protein CheW gives rise to the protein MSTDTSARMDFCVFHRGKRGFAISTHLAKEVIENRPLTAVPFAPPELLGALNLRGEVVPLVALDSFLDVPARPPSHKDALLVLGLGDLRFAAVVDRVARVVHFAPWEIRRDVEGEPPPGELVRGYSGTGEDRLIVLDGETLIGTVVQRIAEGFRYHPASEQTSPTRTAGPEED
- a CDS encoding methyl-accepting chemotaxis protein, whose product is MALLLAGVASSAAFFGSRWLVEQNALRHLEGLRDAAHNDLGTLFDEVGAETGVLAADPRTASAIEAFKDGVRSATVEVADKKPGELEPYQSRLTAFYEAEILPSARSAGRPASLEELYPDDGSFETPNPTVVLQSLYLTEDSTVATDDITKQYGEAYGSHGPWLRDLATRNGWENLHLIDNTSGTIVYSTEAAVETFTNLTDGVHRGSGLALAASRTNAETSAGEHFFADTKFGSVDASPRVFVSAPVFSGERRIGTIVAAIDTAAIDRALLPGTGAEKWARANLGAGGQVLALAGDGALRSTPRHASNPGQTSAGLREALAGTSTTGTFDVGGNTTLASYGPIDVGGNRWVIAAERPQSEVVAPLALLLPVLLGIVFVATLAGWMLGSRLWSQFAGRLRKISSVVQKAQRGDRKARLEVDQEGAVGELAATINRLLEDRASVIEKAELEHQRLANDAEQLLEVARTAAHGGPVVHAQINGGALATVSSALNEMLDTIGTLSESIHEASALVGTSATQIRASADETSTNAAQQTRVCGETEGSAQALRTEGSRIAEKCSEALEVARRTEQATRSGQAALTDLLTGMDGLQRETRAATVKIKRLGERSMQISAIIGTISKMSAQTDMLALNAVIEASRAGEQGQGFTLVADEVRKLAERAAAAAKEIERLIVGIQSDIGDAVGGMERQGERIEVQAAAATQAQHALEKVGAVTNEASVTMEEIATTADAQASGAERLGEAVSQIASAATGVQRSSDQTRRSSAELSKLSDELRARVERPAEA